A single window of Sneathiella limimaris DNA harbors:
- the acpS gene encoding holo-ACP synthase has product MIIGLGNDIIDIRRIEKTLDRFGDRFIQRIYTETEIAKAERRRNRVETYAKRYAAKEACSKALGTGFRKGVFWKDMGVVNLPSGRPTIKLTGGALLRLEQITPPGMQAEIHLTITDEPPQAQAMVLIEAVAITR; this is encoded by the coding sequence ATGATTATCGGCCTTGGAAACGATATAATCGACATTCGACGGATCGAAAAAACATTAGATCGTTTTGGTGATCGGTTTATTCAGCGTATTTATACCGAAACCGAAATCGCCAAGGCTGAGCGTCGTCGGAACCGTGTGGAAACCTATGCAAAACGGTATGCCGCCAAAGAGGCCTGCTCAAAAGCGTTGGGGACAGGTTTTCGCAAAGGCGTTTTTTGGAAGGATATGGGGGTAGTTAATCTCCCGTCAGGTCGGCCTACTATAAAGTTGACAGGTGGGGCGCTCCTTCGGCTGGAGCAGATTACCCCGCCCGGAATGCAGGCGGAGATACATTTGACGATTACCGATGAGCCGCCGCAGGCTCAGGCAATGGTTCTCATTGAAGCTGTTGCGATAACGCGTTAA
- the lepB gene encoding signal peptidase I has protein sequence MSDKVAKKESPISETIKTVVYAVLIAVVIRTFAYEPFKIPSESMLPTLKIGDYLFVSKFSYGFSKHSFPFSAGPFEGRVFSDFPERGDVAVFKKPIGEPIDYIKRIVGLPGDKLQMKDGVLYINGTAVQKERIEDYVDRDRYGNVRRIKRYRETLPNGKSYITLDMNERGSVDNTDVYSVPEGHVFAMGDNRDNSTDSRFLSQVGYIPIENLVGRAEILFFSVEGDVSIWEIWKLPFATRWERLFTLLS, from the coding sequence ATGAGTGATAAGGTGGCCAAAAAAGAGAGTCCGATTAGTGAAACAATCAAGACAGTTGTCTATGCCGTATTGATTGCGGTTGTGATACGGACTTTTGCCTATGAGCCCTTCAAAATTCCATCTGAATCCATGTTGCCAACCTTGAAAATTGGAGACTATTTGTTTGTGTCTAAATTTTCATATGGTTTTAGCAAACATTCTTTTCCTTTTAGCGCCGGGCCTTTCGAGGGCCGGGTTTTCAGCGATTTTCCGGAACGTGGTGATGTTGCCGTATTTAAGAAGCCAATAGGCGAGCCTATTGACTATATCAAGCGGATTGTCGGCCTACCTGGCGACAAATTGCAGATGAAAGATGGCGTTCTGTATATCAATGGTACTGCGGTTCAAAAAGAACGGATCGAAGATTATGTAGATCGGGATCGTTACGGCAATGTGCGTCGAATTAAACGCTACCGGGAAACCTTACCCAATGGGAAGAGCTATATAACGCTAGATATGAATGAACGTGGAAGCGTTGATAACACAGACGTTTATTCAGTGCCCGAGGGGCATGTTTTTGCGATGGGTGATAACCGGGATAATTCGACAGATAGCCGGTTTTTGAGTCAGGTTGGATATATTCCAATCGAAAATCTTGTAGGACGTGCGGAAATTCTCTTCTTCTCTGTTGAGGGTGATGTTTCAATTTGGGAAATATGGAAGCTTCCTTTTGCGACCCGCTGGGAACGGCTCTTCACATTGTTGAGCTAA